The proteins below come from a single Gammaproteobacteria bacterium genomic window:
- a CDS encoding acyl carrier protein (Involved in the biosynthetic pathways of fatty acids, phospholipids, lipopolysaccharides, and oligosaccharides): MEVRLSPAELEVAGLIIETLNLEDVTAAEIEPDAPLFGDGLGLDSIDALELSLMVSRRYGIQMRSDDPDNALTFASLRALTRHIEAHRN, encoded by the coding sequence ATGGAAGTGAGACTCTCGCCCGCCGAGTTGGAGGTGGCCGGCCTGATTATCGAGACGCTGAATCTGGAAGACGTGACTGCGGCCGAGATCGAGCCGGACGCGCCGCTGTTCGGCGACGGGCTGGGGCTGGATTCAATCGACGCGCTGGAGTTATCGCTGATGGTTTCCAGGCGCTACGGCATTCAGATGCGCTCCGACGACCCGGACAATGCGCTCACCTTTGCCTCGCTGCGCGCGCTGACCCGTCATATTGAAGCGCATCGTAATTAA
- a CDS encoding outer membrane lipoprotein carrier protein LolA translates to MGMHSRAWLLAATGVMLSLCLLAPLAFAGGAGGEKFSLETLMRALAKVRSIDAAFRENRVVEILNEPVILTGILRYRAPDYVKKQVLLPRRESIEINAEELYIDTPETGQRRLRLDDYPAIAVLVESFRATLAGDVASLKRYYRTALSGTFDSWRLRLVPADPAMAEQVKSVAISGRHARVLNITTIETGGARSVMTITPTNR, encoded by the coding sequence TTGGGCATGCATTCGCGCGCGTGGTTATTGGCCGCGACCGGCGTAATGTTGTCGCTCTGTCTGCTCGCCCCGCTCGCATTCGCGGGCGGAGCGGGTGGCGAAAAATTTTCGCTCGAAACCCTGATGCGTGCGCTGGCCAAAGTGCGCAGCATCGACGCGGCGTTTCGCGAGAACCGGGTAGTTGAAATCCTCAACGAACCGGTCATTTTGACCGGCATCCTGCGCTATCGCGCGCCGGATTACGTAAAAAAACAGGTGCTGCTGCCGCGTCGCGAGAGCATCGAGATCAACGCCGAAGAGCTTTATATCGATACACCCGAAACCGGCCAGCGGCGACTGCGGCTGGACGATTACCCGGCCATCGCGGTCCTCGTCGAATCGTTCCGCGCCACCCTGGCGGGCGATGTCGCGAGTCTCAAACGCTATTACCGCACCGCCCTCAGCGGTACGTTCGATAGCTGGCGGCTGCGCCTGGTGCCCGCCGATCCGGCCATGGCGGAGCAGGTGAAATCCGTCGCGATCAGCGGCCGACACGCGCGTGTGCTCAACATAACCACCATCGAGACCGGCGGCGCGCGCAGTGTTATGACCATCACACCCACGAATCGCTAA
- a CDS encoding MMPL family transporter, with protein MRRSRRFASVSLWLAALLVCVWLVATQVTVSTDLDAFMPADGDAADLLSQLREGPAQRLILMGITGSREQTRATISAELAAGLTKTGLFTRVANGENLMDAGAQRLLFSHRYLLSPRVGARGTAPFDAESLREALESRLQELRSPVPVTDSSSLTADPTREFYAVLQSLSSGERPETRRGVWVSYDGARALLLAETKAAGLDLDAQGKVVKAIETAFSEVTANHQEARLELSGAPVFATVSQNTIRSTVTRLSTAASIATALILLLAYRSGLVLLLATVPLASAMLVAVVTASLVFGEIFGITLAFGMTLLGVAMDYPVHVFSHRRPDEPVDSTLRRVWPVLRLGVISTALGYTAMVTADLPGLKQLGVFAIAGLLTAAAVTRWVLPALLPAGWTPTHAGAGAWMDRTLKPRSWLALSLLMACVAGLIVTARSDPVLWENDLARLSPIPAAALAVDRQLRRGLGAPEPGDLAIITAPDAQTALVRSERLAVRLKGFIDRGGLQDYDMAARYLPSARAQRARQAALPPPDILRADLERSQTGLPFKTGSFEPFLRDVQRARTAAPLELNDIQGSALGARVESLLYARDNEWVALAPLSGVNNGKALAAWFAERPVWVKYVNLKAATGNLMAHFRDTGINRFAWGAVLIVALLAAGLRDWRMVLAAVAPVALAVMVTVCALLALEPGGLTLFHIVSLLLGVGICIDYSLFFSHAGIEARRHTLHAVLVCGASTLVVFAMLAMSSIPVLRAIGQTVAIGVSASFLLALVLAPQLTRPRP; from the coding sequence ATGCGTCGTAGTCGCCGGTTCGCAAGTGTGTCGCTGTGGCTGGCGGCGCTGCTTGTCTGTGTGTGGCTGGTGGCGACACAGGTGACGGTCTCCACCGATCTCGATGCGTTCATGCCAGCCGACGGCGATGCCGCCGACCTATTGTCCCAGCTGCGCGAAGGCCCCGCGCAGCGTCTGATCCTGATGGGTATCACCGGTAGCAGGGAGCAAACGCGTGCAACGATCAGCGCGGAGTTGGCCGCGGGTCTGACGAAAACCGGCCTGTTTACGCGCGTGGCGAACGGCGAGAATCTAATGGATGCGGGCGCGCAGCGCCTGCTGTTCTCGCACCGTTATCTGTTGAGTCCCCGCGTCGGCGCGCGCGGTACCGCCCCGTTTGACGCGGAATCTTTGCGGGAAGCGCTGGAATCTCGCTTACAGGAACTGCGTTCGCCCGTGCCGGTCACCGACTCTAGCAGTCTGACGGCCGATCCCACGCGCGAATTTTACGCGGTGCTGCAATCCTTAAGCAGCGGCGAGCGACCCGAGACGCGGCGCGGCGTCTGGGTTTCGTACGATGGCGCACGCGCGCTGTTGCTCGCCGAAACGAAGGCAGCCGGGCTGGATCTGGACGCGCAGGGCAAGGTGGTTAAGGCAATCGAGACGGCATTTTCCGAAGTCACAGCGAATCACCAGGAAGCCCGTCTGGAACTGAGCGGCGCACCGGTATTCGCGACCGTCTCGCAAAACACCATCCGGTCTACCGTGACGCGTCTCTCCACCGCGGCCAGTATAGCCACCGCCCTGATTCTGCTGCTCGCCTACCGTTCGGGTCTGGTGCTGCTGCTGGCCACCGTACCGCTGGCGAGCGCGATGCTGGTGGCGGTAGTGACCGCGAGTCTCGTGTTCGGTGAGATCTTCGGCATCACGCTCGCATTCGGAATGACTTTGCTGGGGGTGGCGATGGACTACCCCGTGCACGTGTTCAGTCACCGCCGCCCTGATGAGCCTGTGGACAGCACCCTGCGGCGTGTGTGGCCCGTGCTGCGGCTGGGGGTTATCAGCACCGCGCTGGGTTACACCGCGATGGTCACCGCCGATCTGCCCGGCCTCAAGCAACTCGGTGTATTCGCGATCGCCGGTCTGCTCACTGCCGCGGCGGTAACGCGCTGGGTGTTGCCGGCGCTGTTGCCGGCCGGCTGGACGCCGACGCACGCCGGCGCGGGGGCGTGGATGGACCGGACACTCAAACCGCGGTCGTGGCTCGCGCTGTCGTTGCTGATGGCCTGCGTTGCCGGATTGATCGTTACCGCGCGGTCCGACCCGGTACTGTGGGAAAACGATCTGGCGCGCTTAAGTCCGATACCCGCCGCCGCGCTGGCCGTGGACAGGCAACTGCGACGCGGCCTGGGCGCGCCGGAACCCGGCGATCTCGCGATCATTACGGCGCCGGATGCGCAAACCGCTCTGGTGCGCAGCGAACGGCTGGCGGTGCGGCTTAAAGGCTTTATTGATCGCGGCGGGCTGCAAGATTACGACATGGCGGCGCGTTATCTGCCGAGTGCGCGCGCACAGCGCGCGCGGCAGGCGGCGTTGCCGCCACCGGATATATTGCGCGCCGACCTCGAACGTTCGCAGACCGGCCTGCCGTTCAAGACTGGCTCGTTCGAACCGTTTTTGCGCGATGTGCAGCGCGCACGCACGGCCGCGCCGCTGGAACTGAACGACATCCAGGGTAGCGCGCTGGGGGCGCGAGTAGAATCGCTGTTATACGCGCGTGACAATGAATGGGTGGCGCTGGCGCCGCTCTCGGGCGTCAATAACGGGAAAGCATTGGCAGCGTGGTTCGCCGAGCGGCCGGTCTGGGTGAAGTATGTGAATTTGAAAGCGGCCACCGGAAATCTCATGGCGCATTTTCGCGATACGGGCATCAATCGTTTCGCCTGGGGCGCGGTGTTGATCGTTGCGCTGCTGGCGGCGGGCCTGCGGGACTGGCGCATGGTGCTCGCCGCCGTAGCGCCGGTGGCGCTCGCCGTTATGGTGACGGTGTGCGCGCTGCTTGCGTTGGAGCCTGGGGGTCTCACTCTGTTTCATATCGTGTCGCTGCTGCTGGGGGTGGGCATCTGCATCGATTACAGCCTGTTTTTCAGTCATGCCGGCATTGAGGCGCGGCGTCACACCCTGCACGCGGTGCTGGTGTGCGGCGCGTCCACCCTGGTCGTGTTCGCCATGCTCGCCATGTCCTCTATCCCCGTGCTGCGTGCGATCGGGCAGACGGTGGCTATCGGCGTGTCGGCTAGTTTTCTGCTCGCGCTGGTGCTGGCGCCGCAACTGACGCGGCCGAGACCATGA
- a CDS encoding polysaccharide deacetylase family protein, with product MSSLDPSSSAGLSRHALLARPTPLWLCLLLSAHVVALLLVFFWPSLWPVALALAVASHASLFVASVLPRGRWLGPNLRRLPVSAGRAVALTFDDGPDPEVTPEVLRILAAHGARATFFCIGERARACPETVRAIIEAGHYVENHSDRHLPWFAFMTPRAMRHEIANAQARLTQLTGRAPAYFRAPAGMRNPATGLVLAALELRLVSWTRRGFDTVTRDPARVLKRLLRNVAAGDILVLHDGASARGRDGQPVVLEVLPLLLQRLEAEDLHVAPIPPPARSALRAP from the coding sequence ATGAGCAGTTTAGATCCATCATCGTCAGCCGGACTGTCGCGGCATGCCTTGCTCGCGAGGCCCACGCCGTTATGGCTTTGTCTGCTGCTGAGCGCGCACGTCGTCGCGTTGCTGCTGGTGTTTTTCTGGCCGTCGCTGTGGCCCGTGGCGCTCGCCCTGGCGGTAGCCAGTCACGCGAGCCTGTTCGTGGCCAGCGTGCTGCCGCGCGGACGTTGGCTTGGTCCCAATCTGCGCCGTTTGCCCGTCAGCGCCGGCCGTGCGGTCGCGCTCACCTTTGACGACGGGCCGGACCCGGAAGTCACTCCGGAGGTTCTGCGCATCCTGGCCGCACACGGCGCGCGGGCGACCTTTTTCTGCATTGGCGAACGGGCGCGCGCTTGTCCCGAGACCGTGCGCGCGATCATCGAGGCCGGCCACTACGTAGAAAATCACAGCGATCGTCATCTGCCCTGGTTCGCGTTTATGACGCCGCGCGCGATGCGGCACGAGATCGCGAACGCACAGGCGCGGCTGACGCAGTTGACCGGTCGCGCACCGGCATACTTCCGCGCGCCGGCCGGCATGCGCAATCCCGCCACCGGCCTGGTGCTCGCCGCGCTGGAACTGCGGCTGGTGAGCTGGACGCGGCGCGGGTTCGATACCGTCACGCGCGATCCGGCGCGGGTACTCAAGCGGTTGCTGCGCAATGTCGCGGCGGGTGACATTCTGGTGTTGCACGACGGCGCCTCCGCACGTGGCCGTGACGGTCAGCCGGTGGTGCTGGAGGTTCTGCCGCTATTGCTGCAACGCCTGGAGGCTGAGGATCTGCATGTGGCGCCCATCCCGCCGCCCGCCAGGTCCGCTTTACGCGCGCCATGA
- a CDS encoding DUF2062 domain-containing protein yields MNRTVKVRQRVRRHPVAKMYYRLRTRRDTPRQRALAVFMGVVVGCTPLYGLHIFMCLALARLTNVNGITTYLAAFVNNPLTAPLIFYLSLGTGHWLFMGEWPRLSWDEARAAGMWHLGRHIVVGSLIIGLVLGVVCAALVYWVSKPPREETPAQQLVESTARRYLDTGIFNWEFVRGKLTYDPLYLGLLKENMLPRQGRLLDLGCGRGQLLALLGAATGMHARGIWQPEWPAPPANLTLAGVDMHARHVGVAREVLADRAELRTENLATYQPPPCETVTLLDVLFYMSPSAQQQLIARVHAALAPGGLLLIREPDMAAGARFTVTRLAEAFYGLCRGRFKQRYHYRAAAEWTHLLADAGFSAKPRPMSAGTPFANVLIEARKRQTL; encoded by the coding sequence ATGAATCGTACCGTCAAAGTCCGCCAGCGAGTGCGGCGTCATCCGGTGGCGAAGATGTATTACCGCCTGCGCACGCGGCGCGATACACCGCGGCAACGGGCGCTGGCGGTGTTTATGGGTGTTGTGGTCGGCTGCACCCCGTTGTACGGGCTGCATATCTTCATGTGTCTGGCGCTGGCACGACTCACCAATGTCAACGGTATAACGACGTATCTGGCGGCGTTCGTCAATAACCCGCTGACCGCGCCGCTGATTTTTTATCTTTCGCTGGGCACGGGGCACTGGCTGTTCATGGGCGAGTGGCCGCGGCTTAGTTGGGACGAGGCGCGCGCGGCCGGCATGTGGCATCTGGGCCGGCATATAGTGGTGGGCAGCCTCATTATTGGGTTGGTGCTGGGTGTGGTCTGTGCCGCGCTGGTGTACTGGGTCAGCAAGCCCCCGAGGGAAGAAACGCCGGCGCAGCAGTTGGTCGAGTCCACCGCGCGCCGGTATCTGGATACGGGCATATTCAACTGGGAGTTCGTGCGCGGCAAGCTGACTTACGACCCGCTTTATCTTGGCTTGCTGAAGGAGAACATGCTGCCGCGGCAGGGACGGCTGCTGGACCTCGGCTGCGGGCGCGGTCAGTTACTGGCGCTGCTCGGAGCCGCCACCGGAATGCACGCGCGCGGAATATGGCAGCCGGAGTGGCCCGCGCCGCCCGCTAATCTGACCCTGGCGGGTGTCGATATGCACGCCCGACACGTCGGCGTCGCGCGCGAGGTGCTCGCCGATCGCGCCGAGCTGCGCACCGAGAACCTGGCGACGTATCAGCCGCCTCCCTGCGAAACAGTCACGTTACTGGATGTGCTGTTTTATATGTCGCCATCCGCGCAGCAACAGTTGATCGCGCGGGTGCATGCCGCTCTGGCGCCGGGCGGACTGCTGCTGATCCGCGAACCCGACATGGCCGCGGGCGCGCGCTTTACGGTGACGCGGCTCGCCGAGGCGTTTTACGGCCTGTGCCGCGGCCGTTTCAAACAGCGTTATCATTACCGTGCCGCCGCTGAATGGACCCACTTGCTTGCAGACGCCGGATTCAGCGCCAAACCGCGCCCCATGTCCGCCGGCACGCCGTTCGCCAATGTCTTGATCGAGGCGCGCAAACGGCAAACACTTTAA
- a CDS encoding beta-ketoacyl synthase chain length factor: MSIPPLAISAYTLVNALGRGVDGTVTRLLDGVSGLRPCDFEHADLPTWIGRIDGLEDEPVDRDFTAYDCRNNRLARVALLQDRFATAIAVARARVGANRVGVFVGTSTAGILETEHAYRGFVETGVLTQFSYRHTQDIFSVADFTRAYLELEGPAVGISTACSSSAKVFASAYRYLRAGQCDAAVVGGVDSLCLTTLYGFHSLELTSPQPCRPWDAARDGLSIGEAGGFALLEWRAVFASSGGDSEIINSICTALARPQRAVSPTQFHNSVHNSPAGYWAIATLCHSSSVSLSAYDGSFAAGLLEAVTTALVEGGPVLLVAYDYPPPEPLSQVRGFCAPFAAAMLIDARPGPRAMASFDIALARGEREDRMRDKELESLRTGNPAARALPLLEAIARQEARRVVLPYLPDTRLAVEVRPADGY; encoded by the coding sequence ATGTCGATACCGCCGTTAGCGATCTCCGCATACACGCTGGTCAACGCCTTGGGGCGCGGCGTCGATGGCACGGTCACGCGTCTGCTCGACGGCGTGAGCGGTTTGCGGCCGTGCGATTTCGAGCATGCTGACCTGCCGACCTGGATTGGGCGCATCGACGGTTTGGAGGACGAGCCGGTGGATCGGGACTTCACCGCATACGATTGCCGCAACAATCGTCTGGCGCGCGTGGCCCTGCTGCAGGACCGCTTCGCTACCGCGATCGCGGTAGCGCGCGCCCGCGTGGGCGCCAACCGCGTGGGCGTGTTCGTCGGCACCAGCACTGCCGGCATTCTGGAGACCGAACACGCGTATCGCGGCTTTGTGGAGACCGGCGTGCTGACACAATTCAGCTATCGCCATACTCAGGATATTTTTTCGGTGGCCGATTTCACCCGTGCGTATCTTGAACTCGAAGGTCCGGCGGTGGGCATTTCCACCGCATGCTCCTCCAGCGCCAAGGTGTTCGCAAGCGCCTATCGCTACCTGCGCGCGGGGCAGTGCGACGCGGCCGTGGTCGGTGGCGTGGACAGTTTATGCCTGACCACCTTGTACGGTTTTCATTCCCTGGAACTGACCTCCCCGCAACCCTGCCGTCCCTGGGACGCGGCGCGCGACGGACTCAGCATCGGCGAGGCAGGCGGTTTTGCACTGCTGGAGTGGCGCGCTGTATTCGCCTCATCGGGTGGCGACAGCGAGATCATCAACAGCATCTGTACGGCCCTGGCGCGGCCACAGCGCGCGGTGTCGCCCACGCAGTTTCACAACTCGGTGCATAACAGCCCGGCCGGTTACTGGGCGATCGCCACACTTTGTCACAGTTCGTCGGTGAGTCTGTCCGCGTACGATGGCAGCTTCGCCGCCGGCCTGCTGGAGGCGGTCACCACGGCGCTGGTGGAGGGCGGGCCGGTGTTACTTGTCGCTTACGATTATCCGCCGCCAGAGCCGTTGTCTCAGGTACGCGGTTTTTGCGCGCCATTCGCCGCGGCGATGTTGATCGATGCGCGCCCGGGCCCACGCGCCATGGCGAGCTTTGACATTGCGCTCGCACGCGGAGAGCGGGAAGATCGGATGCGCGACAAAGAACTCGAAAGCCTGCGCACGGGCAACCCGGCGGCGCGCGCGTTGCCGCTGTTGGAAGCCATCGCGCGGCAGGAGGCGCGGCGGGTGGTGCTGCCGTATCTGCCGGACACGCGGCTGGCGGTGGAGGTGCGACCCGCGGATGGCTATTGA
- the fabG gene encoding 3-oxoacyl-ACP reductase FabG — protein sequence MTMTEPALRRALVTGGSGDIGAAICRRLARDRMHVVVHAHRNLERAESLVAEIADAGGSAEIVAFDVTQGELTAERLRTLLEAGPIQVLVSNAGGYHDAPMAGMNQAQWRYPIDVSLHGFFNVAQPLLLPMMATRWGRIIAISSVAGVIGNRGQTNYAAAKAGLSGAVKSLSLEVVSRGITVNAVAPGVIAGHITARAFAADAIKKMVPMKRAGTPDEVAALVAFLASNDAAYISGQVISINGGMA from the coding sequence ATGACGATGACTGAACCCGCGCTCAGGCGCGCACTAGTGACCGGAGGCAGCGGCGACATCGGCGCGGCGATCTGCCGCCGACTGGCGCGCGATCGCATGCACGTAGTGGTACACGCACACCGCAATCTTGAGCGCGCGGAAAGTCTGGTCGCGGAGATCGCCGACGCGGGCGGTTCCGCCGAGATAGTCGCCTTCGATGTAACGCAAGGCGAATTAACCGCCGAACGCCTGCGGACACTTTTGGAAGCAGGTCCGATTCAGGTGCTGGTCAGCAACGCCGGCGGTTATCACGACGCGCCGATGGCGGGCATGAATCAGGCGCAGTGGCGTTATCCGATCGATGTTTCGCTGCATGGCTTTTTCAACGTCGCCCAGCCGCTGCTGTTGCCCATGATGGCGACGCGCTGGGGACGCATCATCGCCATATCCTCGGTGGCTGGCGTTATCGGCAATCGCGGCCAGACTAATTACGCGGCCGCCAAGGCCGGCCTGTCCGGCGCGGTCAAGTCGCTGTCGCTGGAGGTCGTATCGCGCGGGATTACGGTCAACGCGGTCGCGCCAGGCGTGATCGCGGGCCACATCACTGCGCGCGCATTCGCGGCCGATGCCATCAAGAAAATGGTGCCGATGAAGCGCGCGGGCACGCCGGACGAAGTCGCCGCGCTGGTCGCATTTCTGGCCTCGAACGACGCTGCCTATATTTCCGGGCAGGTTATCTCCATTAATGGCGGAATGGCGTAG
- a CDS encoding glycosyltransferase family 2 protein, with product MRATVVIPAHNEAAAIADIARRTRAFVESVIVVDDGSSDDTAARVNDLGVILLRNGANLGKAASLWRGMQCALEAGAEAVISLDGDGQHCPEDIPRLLAAAALHPHRIVIGARLRGRTNAPWPRLFANRFADFWISWAAGHRIFDSQSGFRLYPAALLVRMEIAHDRAHGFVFESEILIEAARLGFLSTQVRIDSIYIGASRASHYRAVVDTWRITRMVAMKLMRRGLYPRGLIRILRTRARLVDVQPTRVSSDPRR from the coding sequence GTGCGCGCTACGGTAGTGATCCCCGCACACAACGAGGCCGCGGCGATCGCCGACATCGCGCGGCGCACACGGGCGTTCGTCGAATCGGTCATCGTCGTGGACGATGGTTCCAGCGACGACACTGCAGCACGCGTAAATGATCTCGGGGTGATCCTGCTGCGCAACGGCGCTAACCTGGGCAAGGCGGCAAGTTTGTGGCGCGGCATGCAATGCGCGCTCGAAGCGGGCGCCGAGGCGGTCATAAGCCTGGATGGCGACGGGCAGCATTGCCCCGAAGACATTCCGCGCCTGCTGGCAGCGGCGGCGCTGCATCCGCACCGCATCGTTATTGGTGCGCGCCTGCGCGGGCGCACGAACGCGCCGTGGCCGCGCCTGTTCGCCAATCGCTTCGCTGATTTCTGGATCTCGTGGGCGGCGGGGCATCGCATTTTCGATTCGCAGTCCGGGTTTCGCCTCTACCCTGCGGCGCTGCTCGTAAGGATGGAAATCGCGCATGACCGCGCGCATGGCTTCGTGTTTGAAAGCGAGATCCTGATCGAGGCCGCGCGTCTGGGCTTCCTCAGCACGCAGGTCAGGATCGATTCCATCTACATTGGCGCGTCGCGCGCCAGCCATTATCGCGCGGTAGTGGACACCTGGCGCATCACGCGCATGGTGGCGATGAAACTCATGCGGCGCGGACTTTATCCGCGCGGCCTGATCCGGATACTGCGCACGCGAGCCCGGCTCGTCGATGTCCAGCCGACGCGTGTAAGCTCTGACCCCCGCCGATAA
- the minC gene encoding septum site-determining protein MinC, translating to MTSLAIMRLFSDDLSAIGERLRSQIKQAPSLFYGAPLAIDMSALETPELDLNALTVMLREQGLVPVAIHGGGKAMRGQAGKCNLGVLEWTEPSAPPAANGSEPVAKSPQDTRHEASPVAPAPAAKKTSTMLITQTVRSGQHIYARGGDLLILGQVSAGAEVIADGHIHVYGKLHGRALAGAQGDGTARIFVQSLEAELIAVAGVYRVSEELDESLRGAAVQAYLHDENLMLEPL from the coding sequence ATGACCAGCCTTGCGATCATGCGCCTGTTCAGTGACGATCTGAGCGCTATCGGCGAGCGTTTGCGCAGCCAGATCAAGCAGGCGCCCTCGCTGTTCTACGGCGCGCCGCTGGCCATCGACATGAGCGCGCTGGAAACGCCCGAACTGGATCTGAACGCGCTGACTGTGATGTTGCGCGAGCAGGGTCTGGTGCCGGTCGCGATTCACGGCGGCGGCAAGGCGATGCGGGGACAAGCCGGCAAGTGCAATCTCGGCGTGCTGGAGTGGACGGAACCCTCCGCCCCGCCCGCCGCGAACGGCTCCGAGCCGGTTGCCAAGTCGCCGCAAGACACCCGCCACGAGGCTTCGCCGGTAGCGCCGGCGCCCGCAGCCAAAAAGACCTCGACTATGCTGATCACGCAGACGGTGCGCTCCGGCCAGCACATTTACGCGCGCGGCGGCGATCTGCTGATTCTGGGGCAGGTAAGCGCCGGCGCGGAAGTCATCGCGGACGGCCACATTCACGTGTATGGCAAGCTTCACGGCCGCGCGCTGGCCGGGGCTCAGGGCGATGGCACGGCGCGCATCTTCGTGCAAAGCCTGGAAGCGGAGCTGATCGCGGTGGCGGGCGTGTACCGGGTGAGCGAGGAGCTGGACGAAAGCCTGCGCGGCGCCGCTGTGCAGGCTTATCTGCACGATGAAAATCTGATGCTGGAACCGTTGTAA
- the minD gene encoding septum site-determining protein MinD — translation MARIIVSTSGKGGVGKTTTSAAFATGLALRGHKTAVIDFDVGLRNLDLVMGCERRVVYDFVNVINKEATLRQALIKDKRVDNLSILAASQTRDKDALTLAGVERVLDELRESFDYVVCDSPAGIEKGAHLAMYFADDALIVTNPEVSSVRDSDRVLGLLGSKTKRASNGGDAITEHLILTRYSPARVKAGEMLKVEDVQDILAIPLLGVIPESASVLTCSNQGTPVILEENSDAGQAYSDLVDRYLGEEKAHRFIHEKRRGLFSRMFGGASA, via the coding sequence TTGGCTAGAATTATCGTTTCAACTTCCGGCAAGGGTGGGGTCGGCAAGACAACCACCAGCGCCGCCTTCGCCACGGGGCTTGCGCTGCGTGGCCATAAGACCGCCGTAATAGACTTCGACGTGGGTCTGCGCAACCTGGACCTGGTGATGGGCTGCGAGCGGCGCGTGGTGTATGACTTCGTCAATGTCATCAATAAAGAGGCCACGCTCAGACAGGCGCTGATCAAGGACAAGCGCGTGGATAATCTTTCGATACTCGCGGCCTCGCAGACCCGCGACAAGGACGCGCTGACCCTGGCCGGCGTGGAACGCGTGCTCGATGAGTTGCGGGAATCGTTCGATTACGTGGTGTGCGATTCGCCCGCCGGCATCGAGAAGGGCGCGCATCTGGCGATGTATTTCGCGGACGACGCGCTGATCGTGACCAACCCGGAAGTCTCCTCCGTGCGCGACTCCGATCGCGTGCTGGGGCTTTTGGGCAGCAAGACCAAGCGCGCGTCCAACGGCGGTGACGCCATCACCGAACACCTGATTCTCACGCGCTACTCTCCCGCGCGCGTCAAGGCCGGCGAGATGCTCAAAGTCGAGGACGTGCAGGACATCCTCGCCATCCCGCTTTTGGGTGTGATTCCCGAGTCGGCCTCAGTGCTCACCTGTTCCAATCAGGGCACGCCCGTAATTCTCGAAGAGAACAGTGACGCGGGTCAGGCGTACAGCGATCTGGTGGACCGGTATCTGGGCGAAGAGAAAGCGCATCGCTTTATCCACGAAAAGCGGCGCGGCCTGTTCAGCCGCATGTTCGGGGGGGCGAGCGCGTGA
- the minE gene encoding cell division topological specificity factor MinE: protein MRFLDFFRHARGDATAPVAKERLQVIVAHQRRHKDAPEYLARLQKDILAVIRRYAKVADDAVDVQVERSNGCEVLELNVTLPDEGIHLPAQRQRQRRGK from the coding sequence ATGCGATTTCTGGATTTTTTCCGCCACGCGAGAGGCGACGCCACCGCGCCGGTCGCCAAGGAGCGACTGCAGGTCATTGTCGCCCACCAGCGGCGGCATAAAGACGCGCCGGAATATCTGGCCCGTCTGCAGAAAGACATTCTGGCCGTGATCCGCCGCTACGCCAAGGTCGCCGACGACGCCGTGGACGTACAGGTGGAACGCTCCAACGGCTGCGAGGTGCTGGAGCTGAACGTCACCCTGCCGGACGAAGGCATACACCTGCCGGCGCAAAGGCAGCGGCAGCGACGGGGAAAGTAG